The DNA region CTGCATGTGGTGTTCGGCAGCCACGTCGGACTGATTCTCACTGTCGCGCAACGTCTCCAACGCCTCGCCGGCGAACCCGGGGTAGTAGCGCATGCTGTCGCCGTCGGCGATCGCGGTGGTCAGGGGTTCTCCCAGCGGAGCGGTCTGCATCATCTGCAGCCGCACTCGACGCACCGGCAACTCGCCGGCCAACTCACGCACCAGGCCGCCGTGGGCGGCACCCGGGCATACCACCACCACGTCGGCGCGATGGGTGCGGCCGCGGTCGTCGCGTACGACGCCGGTGTCCACCGCGCGGGCCTCGGTTTCGGGGAGAAAGGTGTATCGGCCGCTGGCCGCCAGGTAGGACCGGATGGCGGGCAGGGCCTGCCGAGACTCCACTGCCGCGTCGGCGGTGCAGTGCAACCCGGCCAGGAACTTGCCCTGCAGAGCGGGGTTGCGCGCACGCACCTGTTCCTCGTCGAGCACAGCGAACCCGCGCGCAGCCGCGTCGGCGCGGGCGGCGACCTCCTCGGCGACGGCGACTTCGGCCGGAGTGCGCAACAGGGTGATCGAACCGGTTGCGCGAAAACCGATCTCGGGCACCCGCTGGGCCAGATCGGCCCACAGTTCACGGGAGCGCAGCGTGGCCTGGAGTTCGGAATGAGAACGGCCCGACACCCACACCAGGCCGAAGTTGCGCACGGTCGCACCGCGGGCTTCCGCCTCGCGCTCGAGGTGGACGACCTGGTGGCCGCGGGTGATGGCCTCCACGGCGTGGGTGGTACCTACGATTCCCGCGCCGATAATGGTGACCTGCATGTGGTTTGACGCTTCCGCTGGCGGCTGACCGGAGGCCTTCCAGCGTGTGAGGTGCCGCCGAACAACAGGTTAATGATTGGTATAGACCAATCTAGAGTACCCTGCAGAGGTGGATCCGGTCAGCGAGGTAGACGAACTGCTGCAGTCCCTGCGCGGAGTCTGGGACGAAGAGGCCGT from Mycobacterium sp. SMC-4 includes:
- a CDS encoding TIGR03364 family FAD-dependent oxidoreductase — encoded protein: MQVTIIGAGIVGTTHAVEAITRGHQVVHLEREAEARGATVRNFGLVWVSGRSHSELQATLRSRELWADLAQRVPEIGFRATGSITLLRTPAEVAVAEEVAARADAAARGFAVLDEEQVRARNPALQGKFLAGLHCTADAAVESRQALPAIRSYLAASGRYTFLPETEARAVDTGVVRDDRGRTHRADVVVVCPGAAHGGLVRELAGELPVRRVRLQMMQTAPLGEPLTTAIADGDSMRYYPGFAGEALETLRDSENQSDVAAEHHMQLLCVQRLHGGLTIGDTHEYVEPFAFDVEEAPYRYLIDTVEGFLGRELPPVRQRWAGVYSQCVDPDQLVCRTSPADGVWVITGPGGRGMTLGPALAEQTADIIGL